A segment of the Planctomycetia bacterium genome:
GCCGGCCCGTCGGCATTCGCTACCACAGCGGCGGGCCATCGGCCGCGACCACGTACCAGTAGATCACGAAATAATGGCAGACGCTCCCCGCGATCACGAAGAGATGCCACGCGGCGTGAAAGAATCGCATCCGGGTATCAAGCAATAAGAACAGCAAGCCGAACGTGTAGCACAGCCCGCCACCGACGAAGAGGACGATGGCCTGCGTCGGCAGAACTTCCCAAGCCGATCGAATACCGAGAATCGGCATCCAGCCGAGCACGACATACAGCGTCGTACTAATGGCCTCGATTCGATGCCGAAACAACACCTTCGACGTGAAGCCGACGATCGCCACGATCCACATTGCGATGAACAGAATCCAAAGCTTGCCGCCGTGCAGATGCACGAGCGCCATCGGGGTGTAGCTCCCGACGATCAGCAAATAGATAAACGCTTGATCTAAGACCCGAAACAACGTCCGGAGCTTCGGCTGTTCGAAAAAGTGCGATAACGTCGACGCCGCGTAGACGGCCACCAAAGAGGCGGCATAGATCGTGCAGCCGACGACGCGCACCCATTGCCCCGTCTCCATGGCGCGCGCGATCAACACCGCTCCGCCGACGAAACACAACACCAGGCCGATGCCATGCGTGAGGCTGTTGAGCCATTCTTCGTTCCGCACTTCGGCGTCGGAAGGTTCTTGCCGACGATCCGAAGTCATCGAGGTCGTCATGGTGGTTCGGCAAAAGGAAAGGCCAGGATCGTTCTAAGGGCAATGGTATCAGGTTCCGAAGCTGCGCGAACCGGTTTCGTTTCTTGCCGGCAAACGCATCGCGAGAGAAAGGGGAAATAAGCCGGCCGATCAAGGCGAATCGTTTGATAAACTATCGACTCCGGTATTACGATTCATGCCTGCTTCTTCGACTTGGTTTACTCGTAGCGGACGAATGCATGCGGCGCGTCTTGGCTCAACATCGCTGCCCCGGTTGCGAGATTCGCAAGGCGCTCTGCTTTTGCGCTGCGATTCCGCGCATCGAATTGAAAATCCGCGTCTTCGTGTTGATGCACACGGCCGAGGAAGTTCTCACCACGAACACCGCTCGGCTAACCGCCAAAGCGCTCGTGAACAGCGAAATCCGAATCCGAGGCCGGAAGAACGAGCGTATGTCGACCGTAGGGCTCGTGGAGCCGAAGCGCACTTCGCTGCTGCTGTACCCGAGCCCTTATGCCGAGGAACTAAGTGCGGAATTCGTCGCACGGCTCGCTGAGCCGGTGAACTTG
Coding sequences within it:
- a CDS encoding hemolysin III family protein — its product is MTTSMTSDRRQEPSDAEVRNEEWLNSLTHGIGLVLCFVGGAVLIARAMETGQWVRVVGCTIYAASLVAVYAASTLSHFFEQPKLRTLFRVLDQAFIYLLIVGSYTPMALVHLHGGKLWILFIAMWIVAIVGFTSKVLFRHRIEAISTTLYVVLGWMPILGIRSAWEVLPTQAIVLFVGGGLCYTFGLLFLLLDTRMRFFHAAWHLFVIAGSVCHYFVIYWYVVAADGPPLW